A DNA window from Rhineura floridana isolate rRhiFlo1 chromosome 11, rRhiFlo1.hap2, whole genome shotgun sequence contains the following coding sequences:
- the LOC133366624 gene encoding zinc finger protein 436-like has translation MGERSHTCPYCGKGFRRNSHLTRHLATHSGLQRPLGGKRLGQQVQEEDRPYSCNYCGKTFARSAHLTRHQETHSGERPYKCTYCGKAFGRNSHLTRHHSTHTGERPYECGVCGKAFTRSAHVTRHQGTHTGERPFRCTRCGKRFTRSAHLQRHQGIHSGDKPFSCGDCGKGFTRNAHLERHRATHSGEKPFKCASCGKGFGAASHLVRHQRTHKV, from the coding sequence ATGGGGGAGAGGTCCCACACGTGCCCCTACTGTGGGAAAGGCTTCCGCCGCAACTCACACTTAACACGACACCTTGCCACCCACTCTGGGCTTCAGCGCCCCTTGGGTGGGAAGCGTCTTGGCCAGCAGGTGCAGGAAGAAGATCGCCCCTACAGCTGCAATTACTGTGGGAAGACGTTTGCCCGCAGCGCTCACCTGACGCGGCACCAGGAGACCCATTCGGGGGAGAGGCCCTACAAGTGCACCTATTGCGGGAAGGCCTTTGGGCGCAACTCCCACCTGACCCGGCACCACAGCACGCATACGGGAGAGCGCCCGTATGAGTGCGGGGTCTGCGGTAAAGCTTTCACCCGCAGCGCCCACGTCACCCGCCACCAgggcacacacacaggggagcgGCCTTTCCGCTGCACACGCTGTGGCAAGCGCTTCACCCGCAGTGCACACCTCCAGCGCCACCAGGGGATCCACAGTGGAGATAAACCCTTCTCCTGCGGCGACTGCGGGAAGGGGTTCACACGCAATGCCCACCTAGAGCGCCACCGCGCCACACATTCAGGGGAAAAGCCATTCAAatgtgccagctgtggaaaaggATTTGGGGCAGCCTCCCACCTTGTAAGACACCAGAGAACCCATAAAGTTTAG